The region TGAGCCTTGCTGGCCGGTGACCGGAGACTGACAGGCGCGGGGAGGGGGTGAAATGCAGCCACTGCCCAGTCTGGATGAGCTCAGGCAAGCTGGCAAACGAGAGCTGTCACGGCTGCTGACGCGGCTTGAGACGTCGTCGGCAGATTCGGAGGTTGTGGCATTCCTGGATCAGGCCTGTCGCTGTGAGGCCGGCATGGTCCTTGGTCTGACCGGCCCTCCCGGCGTTGGCAAGTCCACACTGACGGATGCGCTTATCCGTCAGTCGCGCGCAGCAGCGAAGCGGGTTGCCGTTTTGGCGATCGATCCGTCTTCGCAGCTGACCGGAGGTGCGCTGCTGGGGGACCGGACACGCCTTCAGACCGATCCGGAGGACCAGGCGATCTTTGTGCGCTCGATGGCGGCACGTGATCGCCTGGGTGGTCTTTCTGATCACGCGATCGCTGCCATCGCAATGCTGCGATCGGTCTTCGATCTGGTGATCGTGGAATCGGTCGGTATTGGTCAGTCCGAGGGCGATCTCGTCCATGCCTGTGACACGCTGGTCCTTTGCATTCAGCCAGGTTCCGGCGACAGCCTTCAGTTCATGAAAGCCGGTATCATGGAGCTTCCTGATGTGGTGGCTGTGACCAAGTCCGATATGGGGGCAGCGGCCCGGCGGGCGGCTTCCGACGTCGTTGGCGCTTTGTCATTGGCGCAGCCGGAGAGTGATCAATGGAGTGTTCCGGTGTGCGAAATTTCGGCACGAATCGGATCTGGCATCGACGATCTCATGCGGGTGATTGAGAAGCACAAGCTTTTTCTGAACCAGAGCGGTCGCCTCCTGCCCAGACGCGCGGCGCAACATGAGCATTGGTTCAGGGACATGGTTCGAACCCGCTACGGCACAGCCGGTCTTAAAATTGCAAATTCTGATCGGGGCCGGCGGTTCCTGAAAGAGGCCTCCAGCGCGCCGTTTTCGAGCTATCGTGATTTTTCAAAGGTGATCGAGCAGCGGTTGTTTGATGAACCGGCTCTGTAGTGTGCCTGGATTGTCCTAACCCTTGGCGAGCTTTAGTGGCAGGCTCGGCTGCTGCTCTTCGTTTGCCGCGACAGCCATTGCCTGTTTCATCGCGCGATCGTCCAGGAATTCGGCCAGGGCCTCATCGGCAAGAGGCCGTGAGATGTAAAAGCCTTGCATCCTGTGACAGCCGTTGTCCGCAAGGAAGCCGATCTGATGCCGCGCCTCAATACCCTCAGCGACAATGGTCATTCCAAGGGCCTGACCCAGCTGGATAATGGAGGTCAAAATGGCTTCGGCTTCGAGGCTGTCATCCATGTCCGAGATGAAGTCGCGATCGATTTTCAGAGTGTCGAACGGGAACTTGCGCAGATAGCTGAGGCTTGAGTAGCCGGAGCCGAAATCATCAAGCGCGATCTTAACTCCGCGATCCTGCAAGCGCTTCATGGAGTTGAGGATGGTCATGTGCTGACCGGCAAAGACGCTTTCGGTGACCTCGATTTCCAACCTGTTCGGCGCGAGATTGAAGGCATCAAGCGTCTCCAGGATCATTTCGACGAACCGTGGATGCTTGAACTGGGTTGGGGAAACATTCACCGATACCAGCAGGTCGGGCCAGCGATGGGCATCGCGGCAAGCCCGGCGCAAGATCCATTGGCCAAGATCGTTTATCAGACCGGTTTCCTCGGCGAGCGGAATAAAACTGGAGGGAGAAATTGATCCCATCTCAGGATGGGTCCATCTTGCGAGTGCCTCAACTGCGATGACTTCGTTTGCGCTGGCATCGCATTGCGGCTGATATGCCACCTCCAGAGAGTCGTTGTCGATTGCCCTGCGCAGTTCCCTGGACATCTTGTCCTTCGTCTGGACAGTCTCCTGCATGGAGTTGTCAAAGAATGACCAGCGGCCGCGGCCGTTCTCTTTTGCGTCATAGAGGGCGATGTCGGCCTTGCGCAGGAGTTCACCGGGATCGGTGCCATCGCGGGGCGCAAGTGCTGCGCCCATAGAGAGGCTGACGAACAGTTCGTTGTTGTCTATGCGTATTGGCCGGACCATCTGATCCTGAACGCGGGTCAATATCTGCTCGACTGACTGCTGATCTTCGCAATCGGCCAGCAGCATGGCGAACTCATCGCCGCTGATGCGTGCAATCACCCCGGTTTTCGGTGCAATTGCCTTCAATCGACCTGCGACAGCGCGAATGACTTCGTCACCTGCTGCATGACCAAGCGTGTCGTTGATGTCCTTGAAGCGATCAAGGTCAATGTAGACGATGGCTGATCCGACCGCTTCATCTTGTGTTTTCTTGAGAGCCTCGCCGAGCAAAGTCGAGAACTGCTCGCGGTTCGGCAGGCCTGAAAGGGAATCATGGCTGGCGGTATGCACGGCCTGAGCCTGGCTGCTGGCCAGCCTGCGTGTCGTTTGCCGGGTAAAATCGATGACGCCGATCGTCAGTCCGACAATGGCCAACGCGAGGATCAGCAGCACCGGCGCAACCCGGCCAAGCATTTCCGTGCCCGGCTTGTTTGGCCGCCATTGGAGATTGCCTATGACGACGCCCTTGGGCGAGCGCAGTTCGACCGTCGCAAGCCGCGGAAGAAGCCCGGCGTTTTCAATCAGCCTCAGGTCGGCCAGACCGGAGATATTGGCGATCTTGGCAAGCGCTTCGCTGTCCAGCTTGTCGAAGCTGACGAGCACTGCAGGCGGTCTGCGCACGGCCGTGATCGTGTGCACTTCCTGGGTGATTGCCGCGGCACTGAAAAAGTAGACGTGAGAGCCTATCCGAACGAGGCCCGTTTCCGCGAGGACACGACCGTCATTGGTCTGATCCTGCTTGAAGCGATAGAGACCTGACGGAGTACGCTGAAACGATGTGATGTAGCGGGCGCGCGTTCTGGCGATTGCAGTCGAAAGATGGTTCTGGATCTCTGGCGTCATCCAGTCGCGGCTAAGTTTCTCATCGTAGATGAAAACTGGTTCGCGTTCGCGATCAACGATCAATGCACGGGAAAAGCCGTAGGTGGATTTCAGCCAGTGCCCGATGTTGTTGTAAAGCCAGGCTTGGTCGAGTTTATCACCCACCGTGTTGAAATAGGCCTGATCCCAGACGACGGTGCCAACCTGCTGCCGCGCCATCTGGTCAAGCTTCAGCTTCAAAGCACCGTTGAGCAGTTTTCGCTGACTGTTCTCGGCACTTTCGTCGGAAATCTGCGAGGACCAGATCATCAGTCCACAGACACAGGCAACGGCGAGAACAACGACCGCGATCATCGGAATGATGATTGCAGTTGCGATTTTGCCACCGGACCCTTCCGTCACCAGTTTCATTCAACGCTCCCAGCTCACTTTGCGGCAGTATCCACAAGAGCTGTTAATGAATGCCGGAGAAGTCTGGTTAACAGAGAATGACAGAGAGCATTTTGTTCAAAATACCCGGTTTCTTGGGTCGGAAATCTCTCATTTTCATTCATTTATGTTCAAATTCTGCAATTCTAGATCAACTGCAGCCCGCGGAAGCTCACCTGACCTTCTCTGCCCACAACAATGTGATCGTGAACTTCTACACCCAAAGGTTTTGCGATATCGATGATCTGCTTTGTCATCTGGATATCGGCGCGAGAGGGAGTTGGATCGCCCGAGGGATGATTGTGAACGAGAATGATGGCAGTGGCAGAGAGTTCGAGGGCGCGCCGAATGACTTCGCGTGGATAGACCGGCGTATGGTCTACCGTTCCGGTCTGCTGCACTTCGTCTGCGAGGAGGCCGTTGCGTTTGTCGAGGAAGAGTATTCGAAATTCTTCGACGTCAGAAAACGCCATTGCAGTTCGAATGTAGTCGATCACTTTAGACCAGGATGAGAGCGGCGCGCGGGTATCGACTTCACCGCGGGCAAAGCGCAACGCCGTTGCCTGTGCGAGCTTCAGCGTATCGATGACCTTTTCCCCGACGCCATCGACTTCGTTCAGTCTCTTGCGTGGAGCCGCGAGAACACCGGAGAAGGACCCGAACTTACCAATGAGCGCCTTGGCGATGGGTTTGGTGTCCCGGCGCGGAATGGCCGAGAACAGGAGAAGCTCAAGTAATTCATAATCGGCAAAGCCGTTCGGGCCATGATCGCGGAAGCGCTGGCGTAATCTTTCTCTATGGCCATCGTCGTCCGACTTTTTCGGCTTGTCGGGCTTTGCGGCCTTTTCTGCAAAACCGTCCGGCGTTGCCGCCATCGGCATTGGTCTCCTGCGTTTTAATACTCCGGCGACGTGACCTTACTCTTTCGAAAGACCAGGGGTGTGGAGGCCGGAAGGGGAGAGGGTGAAGATCTCGCAGCCATCCTGGGTGATCCCGATGGAATGTTCATATTGTGCTGAAAGAGAACGATCCCGTGTGACCGCGGTCCAGCCATCGCTTAGGACTTTGACCTGAGGGCGGCCGGTGTTGACCATCGGCTCGATCGTGAAAATCATGCCAGGCTTCAATTCGACGCCTTCGCCGTGGCGTCCATAATGAAGGATGTTCGGAGTGTCGTGGAAAAGTTTGCCGACGCCATGGCCGCAAAAGTCTCGTACGACAGAGTAGCGATGGCTCTCAACAAAGGTCTGGATCGCAGCGCCAATATCGCCGGTGGTGTTGCCAGGTTTGGCGGCTTCAATCCCCAGCATCAGAGATTCATAGGTGATTTCGAGAAGCCGTTCAGCCTTGCGATTGATCTGGCCGACCGGATACATGCGACTCGAATCGCCATGCCAGCCATCAAGAATGAACGTGACATCGATGTTGACGATGTCGCCTTCACGCAGAGGCTTTTCATTCGGGATGCCGTGACAGACGACGTGGTTGATCGATGTGCAAGAGGACTTTGTGTAACCGCGGTAGTTCAGCGTCGCGGGTATGGCACCGTGCGATTCTCCATAGGCGAATACGAAGTCGTCAATCTCCTGGGTGGTCACGCCGGGTTTCACCATCTGCGCAAGCTCATCGAGGCAGGTGGCGGTCAATTGACTGGCCTTCTTCATTCCGGCGAAGTCGCCCTGGTCGTAGATACGGACCTGGCCGGTGTTTTTCAAAGGGGCTTCAGCGGCGTCGATATAGGTGACCATGAACTGTCGTTGCTCTTTATCTTGGGCCTCAAGACGCGACAGGGTCGATAGTCCGCCGTCAAAGCGTCCGGCCTTAATATGGGCCATTGCAAGATTGTTACCTTTCCAAATATCGCCTTGTGCTGCGGATTGCTAGAGGCGCGGCAAAAGGCTTTTAAAAACCTGGCGAGGCGACTTGCGGTTTTCAGGGCCAAAGGGTACCCAGAGGTTGAATGCGGGCGTGGCGAAATTGGTAGACGCAAGGGACTTAAAATCCCTCGGCCTTAGGCTGTACGGGTTCGAGTCCCGTCGCCCGCACCAGGCTCTCGAGAGCCGGAGATTGGCAAACGAAGCTCTTCAGTGTAGGGAAGAGCTTCGAGCGTTCCGCAAACGGCAACGCTGACGATTTGCAAATTTCAAGATGCGGGGCCAAAGACACCCCGCCGGAACAGCGCAGCCGCCGGGAAGCATCTTTTTGATTTCACTCCGTCCAGTCCTCAATGTCCTGGGATTTCTGTATGTCGGGCTTGCCACGGCCATGCTGATCCCCGCGATCGTCGATGTCGCCGCCAAGAATGCGGATTGGCAGGCCTTCGTGTTTTCTTCGCTTCTGACGGGGCTTGTAGGCATGCTTCTGTCGATCGCGGTCGGGGGATCGCTGTCGAAGGGCCTCGATACGCGTCAAACCTTCATTTTGACGACGCTTGCCTGGGCCAGCCTGCCTGCCTTCGGTGCATTGCCGTTCTTGTGGCTGGGTATTGGTTATGCGGATGCAGTGTTTGAGGCTGTTTCTGGGTTCACGACCACAGGTTCCACGGTCTTGAGCGGCCTCGACAACCTGCCTCCGGGTTTGCTTGTCTGGCGATCGATCATGCAGTGGATGGGCGGCGTCGGGATCATCGTTATGGCGATTGTTCTGCTGCCGTTTCTGCGAATTGGCGGAATGCAGCTATTTCAAAGTGAAAACTCTGACCGCTCGGAGAAGATCGTCAGCCGATCGGTTGAATTGATCCGGCTGCTTGGTCTTGCCTATCTTTTCCTGACAGTGCTTTGCATCGTCGCCTATCTGGCCACCGGCTTTGATCTGTTCGATGCCTTCAATCACGCGCTGACCACGATCTCGACGGGTGGTTATTCCACACACGACCAGTCCTTTGGCTATTTCACAAATCCGGCGTCTGGCTGGGTTGCGGTTGTCTTCATGCTCATCGGAGCGATGCCTTTCGTTCTTTTGATTCAGGCGCTGCGAGGTCAGCCGCTGGTGCTCTGGCGCGACCCGCAGGTTCGCTCCCTGGTTGCGTTTCTCGCAATCGTCTCGCTGCTTTTGACCGTCTATCTGGGCGTCAAGATGCGCTTCCCCTTCGATGAGGCGTTACTGCGCGCGACCTTCAATGTGATCTCCATCGTTACGGGGACCGGGTATGCGCTCGGCGATTACACCGAGTGGGGCCCGCCGGTCATCGGCTTGGCGCTCCTGTTGAAATTCGTCGGTGGCTGTACCGGATCAACGACCGGCGGAATCAAGGTTTTCCGCTTTCTGGTGTTTTTCGGCACGGTGCGTGCCCATTTGCGCCGCATGGTCCGTCCGAACCGGGTCATGTCGGAAGAATATGGCGGAACGCGCCTGACGCAGGAACTGTCCTTCTCGGTTCTGGCGTTCCTCGTGGTTTATCTCGGCTCTGTTGGTGTGATCACGCTAGCGCTGTCCTTCTTTGACCTAGACCTTGTGACCGCCGTGTCGGCTGCTGCCACGTCTGTCGGCAACGTCGGTCCGGGCCTTGGGCCGATCATTGGCCCGGCGGGGAATTTTGCGCCGCTGCCGGACGGGGCGAAGTGGCTGCTGTCCTTTGCAATGCTCATGGGGCGTCTTGAGCTCTTCACGGTATTGGTTTTGCTCGACCCTGACTTCTGGTCGCGCTGAGTTCTACATACTTGTTTCTCTTTTGTTCCCGCACTAGACAAGGGTCATGAAGTTTCCAACTCCCCTTGTCAGTGGCCGCCTCGTCAAGCGGTACAAGCGTTTTCTGGCCGACGTCATTCTCGATGAAGATGGCTCCGAGGTGACGGCTCATTGTGCCAATCCAGGCTCTATGCTGGGTCTGAAGGAGCCGGGGTCGCGGGTTTGGCTGTCGATCTCGGACAATCCCAAGCGCAAGCTGAAATACTCGTGGGAAGTGATGGAGGCGGACGGTGCGCTCGTCGGCATCAACACGGCTCATCCCAATGGCCTTGTCGAGGAAGCGATCCGGGCGGGAAGGGTGCCTGAACTGTCTGACTTTGCAAGCCTTCGCCGTGAAGTGAAATACGGCAAGAATTCCAGGATCGATATCCTACTGGAATCGGCTGATGGCGCGAAGACCTATGTGGAGATCAAGAACGTTCATCTGATGCGCGAGGCGGGACACGCCGAATTCCCAGATTCTGTGACCGCGCGCGGTGCAAAGCATCTCGCAGAGATGTCTGACATGGTCGCCGAGGGACATCGTGCGGCGATGGTTTTTCTCGTGCAGCGGCCTGACTGTGCCAAGCTGTCTCTTGCTGGAGATATTGACCCCAACTACGCAGCTGCTTTTGCAGCTGCACGGTCTGCCGGGGTCGAAGCCTATGCCGTCGGCTGTGATGTCAGGGTCGACGGCATCGACGTCGACAAAATCGTCGAACTCACCGTTTGAACGCGGGCCTTTGCCTGCTGGCTCGACTCAGGCCTGCAGGACAACGATGTTGGTGCCGTTCGGAACGCGATTGTAGAGATCGATCACATCCTGATGCATGAGTCGGACACATCCTGAAGATACGGCCTTGCCTATCGAATAGGCTTCGGATGTGCCGTGCAACCGGTACAACGTGTCGCGATTGCCCTCGAAGATGTAGAGCGCGCGTGCGCCCAAAGGGTTGTCCAGGGCTGGGGCCATACCGTTCCGGTATTTCTCCAGCTCCGGCTGGCGCTCGATCATTTCCGCGGGAGGGGTCCAGGTCGGCCACTCGCGCTTGTAGGCTATACGTGCCTTGCCGCCCCAGGCAAAACCGGCCCGGCCGATGCCCACGCCGTAGCGCATGGCCTTGTTGTTTTCCATGGTGAGATAGAGAAAGCGATTTGGCGTGTCGACGATGATCGTTCCGGCAGGGTACTCGGAGCGGTAGTCGACGTATTGGCGATAATAGAGCGGATCGACCTTCGTCAGATCAACAGCCGGTATCGGGAAACGCTCTTCCGGCATGGCCCTGTACATTTGCAGATATTCGGGTGCGATCCGACGGCCGGCAGGCGGTGCCGCCTCTGGCAGGCGTGGCGACTGGCGTGTGTAACTGGTACAGCCAGCGAGGGCGGCGGCGGAGGCAGTCAGACAAAAGGTTCTGCGTGTCAGGGACATTCGGGGGCCTTGATGATGCGACGGGCATGGTGGCGGGTGGGCGATGTTGCTCACCCTCAAGATGGGTAACGCGGCTGGAGCGAAGCTGTTCCATGCGTTTGATGCGTTGCGTATCAGGAAAAATAAGCCAAGAAAGTGGCAAGGGCCTCAATCCCTCGTGTGCTCACGCAGGATTGAAGCCTTTTGCGACTTGTTGTGATTTTGCAGTGCTGCAGAAAGGTCAACCGGCCGTGTCTTTTGAAAGCGGCGGCTGGAACTGCCATCCCATATCCCAGGGGAAATAGATCCATGTGTCCTGGGAGACTTCGGTGATGAAGGTGTCGACCATCGGCACACCAACCGGCTTGGCATAGACTGTTGCGTAATGTGCCTTGGGCAGCATTTCGCGCACGACCTTCAGCGTCTTTCCGGTGTCAACGAGGTCATCGATCACGAGAACGCCGCTGCCCTGGCCGTCTTCAAGATCAATCACCTTGGGATCGACTGGCTTGATGACCTTCAGCTGCCCCTGGTTTTCGTAGTCATGATAGGAGGCGATGCAGACGGTCTCGATCGTGCGAATCCCGAGTTCGCGAGCAACGATCCCGGCCGGCACCAAGCCGCCGCGGGTGACGCAGACAATGGCTTTCCATTCGCCTTCGCTCGACAGCCGCCACGCAAGCGCGCGTGAGTCCCGGTGAAACATGTCCCAGGAGACGGGAAAGGCTTTGTTTTGTGCTGGGTTTTCCATGTGGTGTCCTTTGAAACTTTGTTCTTATAAGGCTTCTTACGCCAGCGCGCCCGCAACGGCTTCGCGCACAGCAGCTGTGGCCGCTTCTAATGTGTCTTCATCCCGTGAGCGGATCACGATCTGAGTGGTGAAACGGCCATCGTTCGTCCGTGGATAGGAACCGATCAGCGTCTCGGGGAAACGGGTCTGGATCTCGCCGACCTGGTCCGCAAGCCGGCTTTCCGGCACATCCGCGTCGACATAGCGCGAGAGCATCTTCCGCCCGGTTTGCAGCGTCGGTGCAATGGCATCGACCATGGCCTGCATGATCGACGGCACGCCGGCCATGACATGGACGTTCTCGATCCGGAAGCCGGGTGCCTTGGAAACCGGGTTGTCGATCAGGTCGGCGCCTTCGGGGATCCGTGCCATACGCAGACGGGCGGGTGTCAGCTGACCGGGAGGATAATGGGCCTCAAGGATCGCTTTGGCGCGGGGATCAACATCTATCGGGACCCCGAAGGCAGCCGCAATGCTGTCAGCCGTGATGTCGTCGTGGGTGGGGCCAATGCCACCGGAGGTGAAAACATAGGTGTACCCGGCGCGCAGTTCGTTGACCGCATCGACGATTTTTTCGGTTACGTCGGGGACGATGCGCACTTCGCGCAGGTCAATACCAATGGTGGTCAGATAATCGGCAAGAAAGCCGATGTTCTTGTCTTTGGTCCGGCCGGAGAGAATCTCGTCGCCGATGACGAGGAACGCTGCGGTTACCTCTTGATCTGCCTCAGCTGTCGTCATGGCCTGTCTCCCGGGAGTGATTGGACGATGCCTTTAGCCCAAGCGCGGCGCAGGCTCAAGGTTTGAGGCACTGTTTCACGGCGAAAGGGCGAATTGGCAGCCGCTCAGGACGGTGGCGTCCAGCCATAGATCCAGTCCATGCGGGCAGAAAGACTTTCAGGAGAGGACATGCGCAGGACGGTGTCACGGCCAAGAGCCAGCGGCCCGCTCATGTGGTAGATGCGCCCGTTTTCCTCGGCTGTCTTTTGAACCTTGCGCACCCGTTCACGTCGTTGCCGTTCAAACCTACATAGAGCATCTGCGATATCTGTGGTTTCGGGCGTGAGCACGCTTGCTAGCACCAACGCGTCCTCGATGGCCATGGCAGCGCCTTGCGCAGCAAAGGGCAGCATGGCGTGCGCAGCATCACCAATCAAAACCGTCTTGCCTTGGGCCCAGGGTCCGGTGGCCGGCACGCCGCAAAGAGCCCACTTCAGCCAGCTGTCCGGCGTTTCAAGAAGCCGCCGTGCATCTGGCGCCCATTGCGCAAAGCGCTTGAGAAGGGAAATTCGATCTGCTGGTGCCGACCAATCCTGTTCATTCCAGTCTTCGGCAACGAGCACAACGATGTTGAATGCGCTTTGTTGGCGGATGGGGTAGTGGACGATGTGGGCGTCCTTGCCGAGCCAAAGGCCCGTGTCTCGAAGAAGGCCTGGATCGACCTGATCGGCGCGCAATGTGGCGCGATAGGCCGTGCGGCCACTGAATTTGGCTGTTGCATGCTCACGCAAGGTTTCGCGCACTCTTGACCAGACGCCGTCGGCGCCGACAAGGGCCTTGGCCTGCAGAGTGAGGTTGCGGCCGTCGTCTGCCTGGAACGTTACGCTAAGATTGCCAGCCTCGTCGACATGGCTGCCGATGAAGCTGTGTCCAAAGCGAACTTCAACCGATGGCAACGAGCGGGCTTTGTCGTAGAGCGCTTTTTGCAGATCTGCGCGATGGGACAGTAGGTAAGGAGCACCATACCGTGCGGATGCCTCCGATCCCAACGGGATGTGGGCAAGCGCCTTGCCGCTTCGGGCAGATCGGATGCGGATTGCTTCCGGCGCTGAGGCCGTCTTGCGCACCGCTTCCAGAACGCCGATCTTGTCAAGGCACTTGCAGGCGTTGGGGGAAAGCTGAAGCCCTGCGCCGACTTCCGACAGGGCGCTTGCGCGTTCTAGCACAAGAACTCGATGGCCGGCCCGCGAGAGTGCGACAGCGGCAGTCAGGCCACCGATTCCGGCGCCCGCGATCACAAGCGGTGCGTTCATCTGCGTCGCATGCTCATCGGCAAGCCAATCTCAATGCCAAGGATCTGATGATGTCTGACGTCAGGCCGCTTTGGGTGTCCAGACACAGTCGGCAGGAGACGATTCTGTCGGCTTCAAGGTCGCGTCGAACTTGTATAGCGTCGAGCAATACGGACAGACAATCTCGTTTTCCTCTCCCAGATCGAGAAAAACATGCGGATGATCGAACGGTGGATTCGCGCCAATGCACATGAATTCACGAGCACCGATCGCGATCGAGTCGTGGCCACTTGCGTTCTGGAAATGTGGGACAATGTGATCCGCCATGGGTCCATTCCATTCCATCAAGGTTTATCTTGCGGGCGACCATACTCATTTGCATGGCACTTGTGTAGGGGCAAGACGTCGAGATCCCCACCGCTTGATAAGGTCCGCGGGAAGCAGCCTGCTGCCTTTGCCATGTTCTTTATAGATCAGATGAAATCTCGCCCAGCTACTCAAAGCGGGTTTCCCCGGCGCTCCATTCGACCTAATGTTGGTGGAAACGTTGATTACCCTTTACGTAAGAGTAAGGTGAGGGAATGCCGAAATTTGAAAAAGACGGGGTCGAAATCTCATTTCTGGATGAGGGCGAGGGCGATCCGATCCTGCTCATACATGGGTTCGCATCAAACAAGTCGATCAACTGGGAGTATCCCGGTTGGGTGGATCTCCTGGTCAAGGACGGCCGTCGCGTGATTGCCCTGGACAACAGGGGGCATGGCGAAAGCTCTAAGTTCTATGATCCTGAGGCCTATGGTGCACCGGTGATGGCAGAAGACGCTTTCCGTCTGTTGAACCATCTGGATCTGCAGACCGTTGACGTCATGGGGTATTCCATGGGCGCGCGCATTTCCGCTTTCCTGACTCTCAATCATGCTGATCGGGTGAACAGGGTGATTTTCGGCGGACTTGGCTATGGAATGGTTAGTGGCGTTGGGGACCCCGAGCCGATCGCTTCCGCTCTCGAAGCCGAGCAGCTGCGAGATGTGACGGACCGCACAGGGCGGGCCTTCAGGGCCTTTGCCGAGCAGACAAAGTCAGACCGACTGTCACTGGCCGCCTGTATGCGCTCATCACGTCAGAAGATTTCCGAGGACGATATTTCCCGGATCACGCGTCCTGTGCTCGTCGCCGTTGGAACCAACGACGATATTGCAGGATCGCCGCAACGTCTTGCAGACCTGATGCAGGATGCAAGGGTGCTTGATATCCCGGGACGGGACCACATGGTTGCGGTCGGTGACAAAGTCTACAAGAAGGGCGTGCTCGAATTCCTTCATGGTGAGATGGAATGATACCGCGGCGCGTCACCTTCACGGGCGCTGAGAGGAATGCGCTGGTCGGTGACCGCTACGGTGACCACGGGCGCCCCGTGGTCATGCTCCACGGAGGCGGACAGACCCGCCACTCCTGGGAGGCCGCGGCCCAGCGGATTTCCAGCCTTGGGCACGTGGTCTATTGCATCGACCAGCGCGGTCATGGTGAAAGCGCTTGGGTGTCCTCCGGAAACTATGCCTTTGTCGATTTTGCGCACGATCTGGATGCCGTATGCAATGAGGTTACGGCTCAGATCGGTGAGCGGCCTGTTCTGGTCGGGGCCTCCCTTGGCGGTCTGGCTGGCATTCTGGCGGAAGGCGCGATTGCACCTGGTTCTCTCTCCGCGCTTGTTCTCGTCGATGTCACGCCGCGGCTTGATCTTGGCGGAGTCTCAAAGATCCTGGGCTTCATGGGGGCCCGCGTCGAAGACGGGTTTTCGAGCGTCGAAGACGCGGCTGACGCCATAGCAGCCTATCTGCCGAACCGGTCGCGGCCGCGTGACCTTTCCGGCCTGTCCAAGAACCTTCGTCTGCACAAGGATGGTCGTTACCGCTGGCATTGGGATCCGAAGTTTATTGCCGCCAAGGATGCATCTGGGGGAGCGAGTTCTGCTCTGGTCGAAGCGGATCTCGTTAAGGCTGCAAAGAAGCTCACTCTGCCTGTTCTGTTGGTGCGAGGACGCAATTCCGAACTTGTCTCGGAAGCTCATGCCGCCGAGTTCAAGGGCATGGTGCCTCACTCTGAGTTCGTGGATATTCAGGGTGCAGGCCATATGGTTGCGGGAGACAAGAACGATGTCTTTGCAGAAGCGGTTGAGGTATTTTTGCTCCGCTTGTCGGAAACAATTGGCGCCTAACTGATTTTTTCTTTTATTACAGTATCTTGCTCTCGTTTTTACAAGTCGGATCGGTTCTCGGGTTTTGTCTGTTTCGTCGGATAAACGTGAGTCGCGCCAATGGCTTGTTTTCTGGCGCTCTGAAGTTGATTCAAGTGCCTGAAAAGTTCGGCTGGCGTTTTTCGAGGAAGGCGTCTCTGCCTTCCGCAAAATCCCGGCTTTCAAAACAGGTTTCAGCAGCCTTTGCGGCAAGGGCCATTGCATCATTCTGACACCCTGCAGCGATGGCATTGATCGCCAATTTTGCAGCCGTTTGGGTGAGGGG is a window of Labrenzia sp. CE80 DNA encoding:
- a CDS encoding methylmalonyl Co-A mutase-associated GTPase MeaB yields the protein MQPLPSLDELRQAGKRELSRLLTRLETSSADSEVVAFLDQACRCEAGMVLGLTGPPGVGKSTLTDALIRQSRAAAKRVAVLAIDPSSQLTGGALLGDRTRLQTDPEDQAIFVRSMAARDRLGGLSDHAIAAIAMLRSVFDLVIVESVGIGQSEGDLVHACDTLVLCIQPGSGDSLQFMKAGIMELPDVVAVTKSDMGAAARRAASDVVGALSLAQPESDQWSVPVCEISARIGSGIDDLMRVIEKHKLFLNQSGRLLPRRAAQHEHWFRDMVRTRYGTAGLKIANSDRGRRFLKEASSAPFSSYRDFSKVIEQRLFDEPAL
- a CDS encoding bifunctional diguanylate cyclase/phosphodiesterase, encoding MKLVTEGSGGKIATAIIIPMIAVVVLAVACVCGLMIWSSQISDESAENSQRKLLNGALKLKLDQMARQQVGTVVWDQAYFNTVGDKLDQAWLYNNIGHWLKSTYGFSRALIVDREREPVFIYDEKLSRDWMTPEIQNHLSTAIARTRARYITSFQRTPSGLYRFKQDQTNDGRVLAETGLVRIGSHVYFFSAAAITQEVHTITAVRRPPAVLVSFDKLDSEALAKIANISGLADLRLIENAGLLPRLATVELRSPKGVVIGNLQWRPNKPGTEMLGRVAPVLLILALAIVGLTIGVIDFTRQTTRRLASSQAQAVHTASHDSLSGLPNREQFSTLLGEALKKTQDEAVGSAIVYIDLDRFKDINDTLGHAAGDEVIRAVAGRLKAIAPKTGVIARISGDEFAMLLADCEDQQSVEQILTRVQDQMVRPIRIDNNELFVSLSMGAALAPRDGTDPGELLRKADIALYDAKENGRGRWSFFDNSMQETVQTKDKMSRELRRAIDNDSLEVAYQPQCDASANEVIAVEALARWTHPEMGSISPSSFIPLAEETGLINDLGQWILRRACRDAHRWPDLLVSVNVSPTQFKHPRFVEMILETLDAFNLAPNRLEIEVTESVFAGQHMTILNSMKRLQDRGVKIALDDFGSGYSSLSYLRKFPFDTLKIDRDFISDMDDSLEAEAILTSIIQLGQALGMTIVAEGIEARHQIGFLADNGCHRMQGFYISRPLADEALAEFLDDRAMKQAMAVAANEEQQPSLPLKLAKG
- the radC gene encoding DNA repair protein RadC is translated as MPMAATPDGFAEKAAKPDKPKKSDDDGHRERLRQRFRDHGPNGFADYELLELLLFSAIPRRDTKPIAKALIGKFGSFSGVLAAPRKRLNEVDGVGEKVIDTLKLAQATALRFARGEVDTRAPLSSWSKVIDYIRTAMAFSDVEEFRILFLDKRNGLLADEVQQTGTVDHTPVYPREVIRRALELSATAIILVHNHPSGDPTPSRADIQMTKQIIDIAKPLGVEVHDHIVVGREGQVSFRGLQLI
- the map gene encoding type I methionyl aminopeptidase encodes the protein MVTYIDAAEAPLKNTGQVRIYDQGDFAGMKKASQLTATCLDELAQMVKPGVTTQEIDDFVFAYGESHGAIPATLNYRGYTKSSCTSINHVVCHGIPNEKPLREGDIVNIDVTFILDGWHGDSSRMYPVGQINRKAERLLEITYESLMLGIEAAKPGNTTGDIGAAIQTFVESHRYSVVRDFCGHGVGKLFHDTPNILHYGRHGEGVELKPGMIFTIEPMVNTGRPQVKVLSDGWTAVTRDRSLSAQYEHSIGITQDGCEIFTLSPSGLHTPGLSKE
- a CDS encoding TrkH family potassium uptake protein, with product MISLRPVLNVLGFLYVGLATAMLIPAIVDVAAKNADWQAFVFSSLLTGLVGMLLSIAVGGSLSKGLDTRQTFILTTLAWASLPAFGALPFLWLGIGYADAVFEAVSGFTTTGSTVLSGLDNLPPGLLVWRSIMQWMGGVGIIVMAIVLLPFLRIGGMQLFQSENSDRSEKIVSRSVELIRLLGLAYLFLTVLCIVAYLATGFDLFDAFNHALTTISTGGYSTHDQSFGYFTNPASGWVAVVFMLIGAMPFVLLIQALRGQPLVLWRDPQVRSLVAFLAIVSLLLTVYLGVKMRFPFDEALLRATFNVISIVTGTGYALGDYTEWGPPVIGLALLLKFVGGCTGSTTGGIKVFRFLVFFGTVRAHLRRMVRPNRVMSEEYGGTRLTQELSFSVLAFLVVYLGSVGVITLALSFFDLDLVTAVSAAATSVGNVGPGLGPIIGPAGNFAPLPDGAKWLLSFAMLMGRLELFTVLVLLDPDFWSR